The Geothrix sp. genome has a window encoding:
- a CDS encoding aconitate hydratase, which produces MAQIDSTPSFVKAAYERMAARLKVVRLRLNRPLSLAEKIVYGHLDHPDQAEILRGKSYLDLRPDRVAMQDATAQMALLQFMTSGLPEVAVPSTVHCDHLIQAEVGSSPDLTRANTENKEVYDFLSSVCDKYGLGFWRPGSGIIHQVVLETYAFPGGLMIGTDSHTPNAGGLGMVAIGVGGADAVDVMAGLSWELKAPKLIGVKLTGVLKGWTSPKDVILKLAGILTVKGGTGAIVEYFGPGVDSISCTGMGTICNMGAEIGATTSLFPFNDRMAEYLRATSRGEIAELAMGFAGHLKADEGCQYDQVVEIDLSTLEPHINGPFTPDLAWPLSRFAAAVREKGYPEELKVGLIGSCTNSSYEDMERAASVAKQALAHGVKAKSTFTITPGSEQIRATIERDGQMATFTQVGGMVLANACGPCIGQWKRHDIQKGERNSIITSFNRNFAARNDANPETCAFVASPEIVTAFVLAGRLTFNPETDTLPGADGKPFKLTPPSGDSLPRRGYDPGKATYQAPPEDRHRIEVKIDPASQRLQKLDPFKAWEGSDLTDLTILIKAKGKCTTDHISAAGPWLRFRGHLDNISNNLLIGATNAFNGAINRVKNQLTGGYDEVPKVARAYKAAGIGWVVVGDENYGEGSSREHAAMEPRHLGGRAIIVKSFARIHETNLKKQGMLPLTFADPRDYDKLLEDDRLSILGLAGFAPGVPLTLVARHADGSEDRIALSHTFNQSQIAWFKAGSALNLMGGKAKQP; this is translated from the coding sequence ATGGCCCAGATCGACTCGACTCCCTCTTTCGTCAAGGCCGCCTACGAACGCATGGCCGCCCGCCTGAAGGTGGTGCGCCTGCGGCTGAACCGGCCCCTCTCCCTGGCGGAGAAGATCGTCTACGGGCACCTGGATCACCCGGATCAGGCTGAGATCCTGCGGGGGAAGAGCTACCTCGACCTGCGGCCCGACCGCGTGGCCATGCAGGATGCCACCGCCCAGATGGCGCTCCTCCAGTTCATGACTTCGGGGCTGCCCGAGGTGGCCGTTCCCTCCACGGTCCACTGCGACCATCTCATCCAGGCGGAGGTGGGCTCCAGCCCGGATCTCACTCGCGCCAACACCGAGAACAAGGAGGTCTACGACTTCCTGTCGTCGGTGTGCGACAAGTACGGCCTGGGCTTCTGGAGGCCCGGCAGCGGCATCATCCACCAGGTGGTGTTGGAGACCTACGCCTTCCCGGGCGGGCTCATGATCGGTACCGACTCGCACACCCCGAATGCCGGGGGTCTGGGCATGGTGGCCATCGGCGTGGGCGGGGCGGATGCGGTGGATGTCATGGCGGGGCTGTCCTGGGAGCTGAAGGCGCCGAAGCTCATCGGCGTGAAGCTCACCGGGGTGCTCAAGGGCTGGACCTCACCCAAGGATGTGATCCTCAAACTGGCCGGCATCCTCACGGTGAAGGGTGGCACGGGCGCCATCGTGGAGTACTTCGGCCCCGGCGTGGATTCCATCTCCTGCACGGGCATGGGGACCATCTGCAACATGGGCGCGGAGATCGGCGCCACCACCAGCCTGTTCCCCTTCAATGACCGCATGGCGGAATACCTGCGGGCCACCTCCCGGGGCGAGATTGCGGAGCTGGCCATGGGGTTCGCCGGACACCTGAAGGCCGACGAGGGCTGCCAGTACGATCAGGTTGTCGAGATCGACCTCAGCACCCTGGAACCCCACATCAACGGCCCCTTCACGCCGGACCTGGCCTGGCCCCTGTCCCGATTCGCGGCTGCCGTGCGGGAGAAGGGCTACCCCGAGGAGCTGAAGGTGGGCCTCATCGGAAGCTGCACCAACTCCAGCTACGAGGACATGGAGCGGGCTGCCAGCGTGGCGAAGCAGGCCCTGGCGCACGGCGTGAAGGCCAAGTCCACCTTCACCATCACCCCGGGCAGCGAGCAGATCCGGGCCACCATCGAGCGCGACGGGCAGATGGCGACCTTCACCCAGGTGGGCGGCATGGTGCTGGCCAACGCCTGCGGTCCCTGCATCGGCCAGTGGAAGCGGCACGACATCCAGAAGGGCGAGCGGAATTCCATCATCACGAGCTTCAACCGCAACTTCGCCGCGCGCAACGATGCCAACCCCGAGACCTGCGCTTTCGTGGCGTCGCCGGAAATCGTCACCGCCTTCGTCCTGGCAGGCCGCCTCACCTTCAATCCCGAGACCGATACCCTTCCGGGGGCGGATGGCAAGCCCTTCAAGCTGACCCCCCCCAGCGGCGACAGCCTCCCCAGGCGAGGCTACGACCCCGGGAAGGCCACCTACCAGGCCCCGCCGGAAGACCGGCACCGCATCGAGGTGAAGATCGATCCCGCCAGCCAGCGCCTCCAGAAGCTGGATCCCTTCAAGGCCTGGGAAGGCTCGGACCTCACAGATCTGACCATCCTCATCAAGGCCAAGGGCAAGTGCACCACGGACCACATCTCCGCCGCGGGGCCCTGGCTGAGGTTCCGTGGCCACCTCGACAACATCAGCAACAACCTCCTCATCGGCGCCACCAACGCCTTCAACGGAGCCATCAACCGGGTGAAGAACCAGCTCACGGGCGGCTATGACGAGGTGCCCAAGGTGGCCCGGGCCTACAAGGCCGCGGGCATCGGCTGGGTGGTCGTGGGCGATGAGAACTACGGCGAGGGCTCCAGCCGCGAGCACGCCGCCATGGAACCCCGGCACCTGGGCGGCCGCGCCATCATCGTGAAGAGCTTCGCCCGCATCCACGAGACCAACCTCAAGAAGCAGGGGATGCTGCCCCTGACCTTTGCGGACCCCAGGGACTACGACAAGCTCCTGGAGGACGACCGCCTGTCCATCCTCGGCCTGGCCGGCTTTGCGCCCGGCGTGCCCCTCACGCTGGTGGCCCGGCACGCGGACGGCAGTGAGGACCGGATCGCCCTGAGCCACACCTTCAACCAGAGCCAGATCGCCTGGTTCAAGGCCGGGTCCGCCCTGAACCTCATGGGAGGCAAGGCGAAGCAGCCCTAG
- a CDS encoding glycoside hydrolase family 130 protein, with amino-acid sequence MTPIPLRRHETMLVPESARVIIRPFIPSSSHRVTTIIGRALALSEEETERDLQTVLAEFDSRHLDIETPLLANYDRVLPHIFTQRPLSHARKLLIGALFSGEYALESAALFNPSIVAHPDQSGVPTGALRFIMSLRATGEGHVSSIEFRTGLIAADGGLQLDPISRFVSLPEIAPNPSYKKTAFIVKLHEMGFDNGHTTAVMAPLADRFTRSDLNRSLLAIRRETRPLTQDLKNALRCIQWLADSNYEMNFAPTLAVSERVIFPVSTNESNGIEDARFVRMVEDDGSVMYYATYTAYNGHAILPQLIETQDFLHFRVLTLSGTAVQNKGMALFPRKIDGSYAMLSRQDDENLFIMFSDNPHYWSDSKVLLRPAEMWESVKIGNCGSPIETEAGWLVLTHGVGPMRKYCIGAALLDLQDPTRVIGRLREPLLGPEGVGREGYVPNVVYSCGSLLHGRELILPFAMSDRATTIVSVPLDDLLAALKA; translated from the coding sequence ATGACCCCCATCCCCCTCCGCCGCCACGAGACGATGCTCGTTCCCGAAAGCGCCAGGGTCATCATCCGGCCCTTCATTCCGTCCAGCTCCCACCGCGTCACCACCATCATCGGCCGCGCCCTCGCCTTGAGCGAGGAGGAGACTGAACGCGACCTCCAGACCGTCCTCGCGGAGTTCGATTCGCGTCACCTCGACATCGAGACCCCGCTGCTGGCGAATTACGACCGGGTGCTGCCCCACATCTTCACGCAGCGGCCGCTCTCCCATGCCCGCAAGCTCCTCATCGGAGCACTCTTTTCCGGGGAATACGCGCTGGAATCCGCGGCGCTCTTCAACCCCTCCATCGTGGCCCACCCTGATCAGAGTGGTGTGCCCACGGGGGCCCTGCGCTTCATCATGAGCCTGCGCGCCACCGGCGAGGGGCATGTGTCCTCCATCGAGTTCCGCACCGGCCTCATCGCCGCCGATGGCGGCCTCCAGCTGGACCCCATTTCGCGCTTCGTCTCTCTGCCGGAGATCGCGCCCAACCCCAGCTACAAGAAGACGGCCTTCATCGTCAAACTGCACGAGATGGGATTCGACAACGGCCACACCACCGCCGTGATGGCGCCGCTGGCGGACCGCTTCACCCGAAGCGATCTGAACCGCAGCCTCCTCGCCATCCGCCGCGAGACCCGGCCGCTGACGCAGGATCTGAAGAACGCCCTCCGATGCATCCAGTGGCTCGCCGACTCCAACTACGAGATGAACTTCGCGCCGACGCTCGCCGTGAGCGAGCGGGTCATTTTTCCCGTCTCGACGAATGAGAGCAATGGCATCGAGGATGCACGCTTCGTCCGCATGGTGGAGGACGACGGTTCCGTGATGTATTACGCCACCTATACGGCCTACAACGGACACGCCATCCTTCCGCAGCTCATCGAGACGCAGGATTTTCTCCATTTCCGGGTGCTGACCCTCAGCGGCACCGCCGTGCAGAACAAGGGTATGGCGCTGTTCCCCCGGAAGATCGACGGCAGCTACGCCATGCTGTCCCGGCAGGACGACGAGAACCTGTTCATCATGTTCTCGGACAATCCCCACTACTGGAGCGACTCGAAGGTGCTCCTCCGGCCCGCGGAGATGTGGGAGTCCGTGAAGATCGGCAACTGCGGGTCGCCCATCGAAACCGAGGCCGGCTGGCTCGTCTTGACCCACGGTGTTGGTCCCATGCGCAAATACTGCATCGGTGCGGCCCTGCTCGACCTGCAGGATCCGACCCGGGTCATCGGCCGCCTGCGGGAGCCCCTCCTGGGACCCGAGGGCGTCGGCCGGGAGGGCTATGTCCCCAATGTCGTCTACAGCTGCGGATCCCTGCTGCACGGCCGGGAGCTCATCCTCCCCTTCGCCATGAGCGACCGGGCCACCACCATCGTCAGCGTTCCCCTGGACGACCTGCTGGCCGCCTTGAAGGCCTGA
- a CDS encoding trimeric intracellular cation channel family protein, protein MPERALFNLLDLAGIFVFAISGAAAARQRDLDLFGIVALAFVTACGGGIVRDLCLGALPPIGLADWRYLTIATLGALATIGAYGWVRRLRYPVLLFDALGMAMFAVAGTQKALGMGRNAETAILLGMITAVGGGILRDMLLGRVAVVLEREIYASAALLGALLVVLADHFHWGAAWATWPGLLACFGLRYLSLRFSWNMPRFGRREAGSEG, encoded by the coding sequence ATGCCTGAACGGGCCCTCTTCAACCTCCTGGATCTGGCGGGCATCTTCGTCTTCGCCATCAGCGGCGCCGCAGCCGCCCGGCAGCGGGACCTGGATCTGTTCGGCATCGTGGCCCTGGCCTTCGTCACCGCCTGCGGCGGCGGCATCGTGCGCGACCTCTGCCTCGGCGCCCTGCCGCCCATCGGCCTGGCGGACTGGCGCTACCTCACCATCGCCACCCTGGGTGCCCTGGCCACCATCGGCGCCTACGGCTGGGTGCGGCGCCTCCGCTACCCGGTGCTCCTCTTCGACGCCCTGGGGATGGCCATGTTCGCCGTGGCCGGCACCCAGAAGGCGCTGGGGATGGGGCGCAACGCCGAGACCGCCATCCTCCTGGGGATGATCACCGCCGTGGGCGGCGGCATCCTCCGGGACATGCTGCTCGGCCGGGTGGCGGTGGTGCTGGAACGGGAGATCTACGCTTCCGCGGCCCTGCTGGGCGCCCTCCTGGTGGTGCTGGCGGATCATTTCCACTGGGGCGCGGCCTGGGCCACCTGGCCCGGCCTCCTGGCCTGCTTCGGGCTGCGCTACCTGTCGCTCCGCTTCAGCTGGAACATGCCCCGCTTCGGTCGGCGTGAGGCGGGCTCGGAGGGCTGA
- a CDS encoding glycosyltransferase family 4 protein gives MDATPPRIAFLGGYLPRLCGIATFTHDLCEAVAAAAPDSQCYAGAMNDRIEAYDYPPRVRFELDEKDLDSYRRAADFLNFNNADVLCVQHEFGIYGGPAGSHLLALLKEVRMPVVTTLHTVLRDPNPAQRKVMEELIRRSDRLVVMARKGAEILRETYGAPDAKVEIILHGIPDMPYLDSSFYKAQFGVEGRTVLLTFGLLGPGKGIEYAIEALPEIVKRHPNVVYLVLGATHPHLVARDGESYRLGLERLAEDRGVKDHVIFYNRFVSLEDLKEFIGATDIYLTPYLNEAQITSGTLAYVFGAGKAVVSTPYWHAQELLAEDRGILVPFRDPQAIAQGVCAFLDDPDCLRRTREKAYGLGRAMIWPAVAQRYLETFQLARTERRAAPRSAFANWTLASRPYDLPPLRLDHVVRMSDATGIIQHASFNVPNYHEGYCTDDNARAFILCNLLDELGGRPPSENLDRLATSYLAFLSAAMNRETGRFRNFMSHGRSWLEEAGSEDSHARGLWAVGTGAGRSRNAGHRRLSAHLFEHGFPVLEAFSSPRAWAFALLGIQEYLSAFPEQAEVKALREGLVQRLVSLWKGCATENWPWFESTATYDNARLCQALILGGPSTSNPEALEIGLRSLRWLTSIQKTQSGHFRPIGCNGFYERDGAHAYFDQQPVEAQAMVSACLAAHRATRDESWLREAKRAFEWFLGRNDLGLPLYDSSSGGCGDGLHQDRVSENQGAESTLAFHLSRAEMNFAEHSIEALPDNAS, from the coding sequence ATGGATGCCACCCCACCCCGCATCGCCTTCCTGGGCGGCTATCTCCCAAGGCTCTGCGGCATCGCCACCTTCACGCACGACCTCTGCGAGGCGGTGGCCGCCGCCGCGCCCGACTCGCAGTGCTATGCCGGGGCGATGAACGACCGCATCGAAGCCTACGACTACCCTCCCCGTGTGCGCTTCGAGTTGGATGAGAAGGATCTGGATTCCTACCGGCGCGCCGCCGATTTCCTGAACTTCAACAACGCCGATGTCCTCTGCGTCCAGCACGAATTCGGCATCTACGGGGGGCCCGCCGGCAGCCACCTGCTGGCCCTCCTCAAGGAAGTCCGGATGCCCGTGGTCACCACGCTCCACACCGTGCTGCGCGATCCGAACCCGGCCCAGCGGAAGGTGATGGAAGAGCTGATCCGGCGCAGTGATCGATTGGTGGTGATGGCCCGGAAGGGTGCGGAGATCCTTCGTGAAACCTACGGGGCGCCCGACGCCAAGGTGGAGATCATCCTCCATGGCATTCCGGACATGCCCTACCTCGACTCGAGCTTCTACAAAGCCCAGTTCGGTGTCGAAGGTCGGACGGTGTTGCTCACCTTCGGCCTGCTCGGGCCCGGCAAGGGGATCGAATATGCCATCGAAGCCCTGCCGGAGATCGTGAAGCGCCACCCGAATGTGGTCTATCTGGTGCTGGGAGCCACCCACCCCCATCTGGTCGCCCGCGACGGGGAGAGCTACCGCCTGGGTCTGGAGCGCCTGGCCGAGGACCGCGGGGTGAAGGACCATGTCATCTTCTACAATCGCTTCGTATCGCTGGAGGACCTCAAGGAGTTCATCGGCGCCACGGACATCTACCTGACTCCCTACCTCAACGAGGCGCAGATCACCTCGGGCACCCTCGCCTATGTGTTTGGCGCGGGCAAGGCGGTGGTTTCCACGCCCTACTGGCACGCCCAGGAACTGCTCGCGGAGGATCGCGGGATCCTGGTCCCCTTCCGCGATCCGCAGGCCATCGCCCAGGGCGTGTGCGCCTTCCTCGACGACCCTGACTGCCTGAGGCGGACGCGGGAGAAGGCCTACGGGCTCGGGCGCGCGATGATCTGGCCTGCCGTGGCGCAACGGTACCTCGAAACCTTCCAGCTCGCCCGCACGGAGCGCCGGGCCGCACCAAGATCGGCCTTCGCCAACTGGACACTCGCCAGCCGACCCTATGACCTGCCTCCGCTGCGGCTGGATCATGTCGTGCGCATGAGCGATGCCACCGGCATCATCCAGCACGCGTCCTTCAATGTGCCGAACTACCACGAGGGCTACTGCACCGACGACAACGCCCGGGCCTTCATCCTGTGCAACCTGCTGGATGAACTCGGGGGCCGGCCCCCTTCCGAAAACCTCGACCGGCTGGCCACAAGCTATCTGGCCTTCCTGTCTGCCGCCATGAATCGTGAGACCGGCCGGTTCCGAAATTTCATGAGCCACGGCCGGAGCTGGCTGGAAGAAGCGGGGAGCGAGGACAGCCACGCCCGGGGCCTGTGGGCCGTGGGCACGGGGGCCGGGCGCTCCCGCAACGCGGGTCACCGCCGGCTGTCCGCCCATCTCTTCGAGCACGGGTTTCCCGTGCTCGAAGCCTTCTCCTCCCCCCGGGCCTGGGCCTTCGCCCTGCTGGGCATCCAGGAGTACCTGAGCGCTTTCCCGGAGCAGGCGGAGGTGAAGGCACTGCGCGAAGGTCTGGTACAAAGGCTCGTGAGTCTCTGGAAGGGCTGCGCGACCGAGAACTGGCCTTGGTTCGAGTCGACCGCCACCTACGACAATGCTCGCCTCTGCCAGGCCCTCATCCTCGGCGGTCCTTCGACTTCTAATCCGGAGGCCCTGGAGATCGGGCTCAGGTCCCTGCGTTGGCTCACCTCCATCCAGAAGACGCAGTCCGGTCACTTCCGACCCATCGGCTGCAACGGCTTCTACGAGCGGGATGGCGCCCATGCCTATTTCGACCAGCAGCCGGTGGAAGCCCAGGCGATGGTCTCCGCCTGCCTCGCCGCCCACCGGGCCACCCGGGACGAGTCGTGGCTCCGCGAGGCCAAGCGCGCCTTCGAATGGTTCCTTGGCCGCAATGATCTCGGCCTTCCCCTCTACGATTCCAGCAGCGGCGGCTGCGGGGACGGCCTGCACCAGGACCGGGTCAGTGAGAACCAGGGGGCCGAATCCACGCTGGCCTTCCATCTTTCACGGGCCGAAATGAACTTTGCCGAACATTCAATCGAAGCCCTGCCGGACAATGCCTCATGA
- a CDS encoding BlaI/MecI/CopY family transcriptional regulator, translated as MQPSVRPTDAELAILRVLWERGPSTVRQVFEVLSAERELGYTTALKMLQIMDEKGLVQRDATDRTHVFSATQTQVETQRTMLDDLLDKAFGGSSSNLVMQALATRKASREELAEIRKMLDQAEGRRR; from the coding sequence ATGCAGCCTTCCGTCCGCCCCACCGACGCCGAACTCGCCATCCTCCGGGTCCTCTGGGAGCGGGGGCCGAGCACGGTGCGGCAGGTCTTCGAGGTGCTGTCCGCGGAGCGGGAGCTCGGCTACACGACGGCGCTCAAGATGCTGCAAATCATGGACGAGAAGGGCCTGGTCCAGCGGGATGCCACGGACCGCACGCATGTCTTCTCCGCCACCCAGACCCAGGTCGAGACCCAACGGACCATGCTCGATGATCTGCTGGACAAGGCCTTCGGGGGGTCCTCCTCGAACCTGGTGATGCAGGCACTCGCCACCCGCAAAGCCAGCCGGGAGGAATTGGCGGAAATCCGGAAGATGCTCGACCAGGCGGAAGGGAGGAGGCGATGA
- a CDS encoding amidohydrolase, protein MDPLAKALDSHLDALLPDLEAIYKDLHSHPELSMQEVRTAQLAAEHLVRYGFEVTTGVGGTGVVGLLRNGAGPTVMLRADMDALPVVEATGLPYASTAKARNDDGVEVGVSHACGHDLHVTWLMGAARALSERRDLWKGTLLAVFQPGEEVARGAQSMLDDGLMDRFPRPDVILGQHVMVGAAGTMGHRSGTILSAGDSLKVQLFGRGSHGSQPQTAIDPVVMAASTVLRLQTIVSREIGPLDSAVLTIGSLQAGTKENIIPEDATLKLNIRTYDEGVREHILSAVKRICCAESAASNAPREPLFTPLNSYPMTVNDAAATVRVAQAFRAQFGAGAYETAPAAASEDFSLFGRAWKAPYVFWIVGGTDPEAYAKAKAEGQINRLPSNHSSRYAPVLHPTLKTGLQAMLTAAGAWLCEAEATGHA, encoded by the coding sequence ATGGACCCGCTGGCCAAGGCACTCGACTCCCACCTCGACGCCCTCCTGCCGGACCTGGAGGCGATCTACAAGGACCTCCACAGCCACCCGGAGCTGTCCATGCAGGAGGTGCGCACCGCGCAGCTCGCGGCGGAGCACCTGGTCCGGTATGGGTTCGAGGTGACCACGGGTGTGGGCGGGACGGGCGTGGTGGGCCTCCTGCGCAACGGAGCCGGGCCCACCGTGATGCTGCGGGCGGACATGGACGCCCTCCCCGTGGTGGAGGCCACGGGGCTGCCCTACGCGAGCACCGCCAAGGCCCGCAACGATGACGGTGTGGAAGTGGGCGTGTCGCATGCCTGCGGCCACGACCTGCATGTGACCTGGCTGATGGGCGCGGCCCGGGCGCTCAGCGAGCGCCGGGATCTGTGGAAGGGCACCCTCCTGGCCGTGTTCCAGCCCGGCGAGGAGGTCGCCCGCGGCGCCCAGAGCATGCTCGATGATGGCCTGATGGACCGCTTCCCCCGACCCGATGTCATCCTCGGTCAGCATGTGATGGTGGGGGCGGCGGGCACCATGGGCCATCGCAGCGGCACCATCCTCTCCGCCGGGGACAGCCTGAAGGTCCAGCTCTTCGGGCGGGGCTCCCACGGCTCCCAACCCCAGACCGCCATCGACCCCGTGGTCATGGCCGCCTCGACGGTCCTGCGGCTCCAGACCATCGTCTCCCGCGAGATCGGCCCCCTGGACAGCGCGGTGCTGACCATCGGCTCCCTCCAGGCCGGGACCAAGGAGAACATCATTCCCGAGGACGCCACCCTCAAGCTGAACATCCGCACCTACGACGAGGGCGTCCGGGAGCACATCCTGTCCGCCGTCAAGCGGATCTGCTGCGCGGAGAGCGCGGCCTCGAACGCGCCGCGGGAGCCCCTGTTCACGCCCCTGAACAGCTACCCCATGACCGTGAACGACGCCGCGGCCACGGTGCGGGTGGCGCAGGCCTTCCGGGCTCAGTTCGGAGCGGGGGCCTACGAGACAGCGCCCGCCGCGGCCAGCGAGGACTTCAGCCTCTTCGGCCGCGCCTGGAAGGCACCCTATGTGTTCTGGATCGTGGGGGGCACGGACCCCGAGGCCTACGCCAAGGCCAAGGCCGAAGGTCAGATCAACCGCCTCCCCAGCAACCATTCCTCGAGGTACGCCCCCGTGCTGCATCCCACCCTGAAGACCGGCCTCCAGGCCATGCTGACCGCCGCCGGGGCCTGGCTCTGCGAGGCGGAGGCCACCGGCCATGCCTGA